In Aminivibrio sp., the genomic stretch TGGAGGGTATGCTCGAACTGACAGCGGACATGAAAATTCCTTCCGCTCTCGTGATCAACAAGACGGGCATCGGCAACACTTCGCTCGAGGACCTGTGCGGACGGTTCGGCGTGGAGATCCTCGCCCGTTTCCCTTTCTCCCGTTCAGCAGCGGAATCCGGGGCCCGGGGGGAATCTCCGTTCCTGACCGACGCCGGATGGGCTGAAACCACACGGTCGCTCTGGTCGGAGATCGAAAGGAGATTCTCATGAGCATCCGAGAGGTTGTGATCATCAGCGGCAAGGGCGGAACAGGAAAGACCACCCTGGCGGCCTCTCTCGCAGCCGTCGCGGATGAGAGGAAAATCCTTGCGGACGCCGACGTGGACGCGCCGAACCTGGCCCTTCTGTTGCATCCCGCAGAAACGCACCGTGATCCCTTTTCAGGCATGTCCATAGCTGACGCGGACGGTGAGCGGTGCACCGGGTGCGGGATCTGCGAATCGGCCTGCAGGTACGACGCGATCCATGTCCGGGACGGAAAGGCCGTCGTCGACGAAGGCTTTTGCGAGGGGTGCAGGGTGTGCCTTTTTGTGTGCCCTGAACGGTGCATTTCCCTGAAAAGTATCGAGCGGGGAACCATACGCCGGGGAGATACGGCCCTGGGGCCCCTGTGGCATGCCCGGCTGAATCCGGGCGGCGAGAACACCGGCCTGATGGTGGCCCTTCTGCGGGAGGAAGCCCGGAAGGAAGCGGAAAGAACCGGGGCACCGCTCATAATCACCGACGGGCCTCCGGGCATCGGCTGTCCGGTGACCTCGTCGGTAACGGGGGCCGATTTCGCGGTAATTGTTTCCGAGCCCTCCCGGTCCGCCCTGTCGGATCTCCGTCGGGCTGCGGAATTGTGCGGCATACTGACGGTGCCTTTCGGGATCGTGATCAACCGGTGGAACCTCTCGGAAAAGCTGACGGAAACGATACAAACGACGTGCAGGGAGCAAGGATGGTCCCTGCTCGGCACGGTTCCTTTCGACGAAAGAATCGCGGAGGCCGTAGGAGCAGGCCGCATACCCGTCCCCGAGATGGGGAACGCACTGCCGGCACTGTGGGGTTCAATACGAAAAACAGGGAGGCTGGAACAATGATCCGTATCGCGGTCGCGGCATCAGGAAAAGAAGAAACATCCAAGGTGGCGGACAGGTTTGCACGGGCCCCTTTTTTTATCATAGCGGACGAAGAAGGGAAGATCCTGGAGGCTGTTGAAAACGACGCCGGGGCGGAGCAGCACGGAGCGGCGTCGAGGGCCCTTATGACCCTATCGCAGAAACAGGTTTCCGTGCTGCTCGCTCCCAGGATGGGGCCGAACGCCCTCGGTTTTAT encodes the following:
- a CDS encoding ATP-binding protein, which produces MSIREVVIISGKGGTGKTTLAASLAAVADERKILADADVDAPNLALLLHPAETHRDPFSGMSIADADGERCTGCGICESACRYDAIHVRDGKAVVDEGFCEGCRVCLFVCPERCISLKSIERGTIRRGDTALGPLWHARLNPGGENTGLMVALLREEARKEAERTGAPLIITDGPPGIGCPVTSSVTGADFAVIVSEPSRSALSDLRRAAELCGILTVPFGIVINRWNLSEKLTETIQTTCREQGWSLLGTVPFDERIAEAVGAGRIPVPEMGNALPALWGSIRKTGRLEQ
- a CDS encoding NifB/NifX family molybdenum-iron cluster-binding protein — translated: MIRIAVAASGKEETSKVADRFARAPFFIIADEEGKILEAVENDAGAEQHGAASRALMTLSQKQVSVLLAPRMGPNALGFIQQANMEAYCAEGMTVRQALDGYKNSSLEKIAK